ATGTTCGAGGTGGACTACCTGGGGCGGACCCTGGCCTGATCTGCGGGTCGCCACTTCAGGAGGAGAGAGTGGAAAGACGGGAGGTGCCGGGCGAGTTCCGGGTGATCAAGTATGAGGTGCCTGACTTCCGGGGCGATTACCACTGCATGGACTACGGCGACCCCAACGACGCTCGAATGGTGGCGCTAAGGGACGAGTTCGGGCTCGAGGCGGTAGTGGCGGGCGTTGAGACGGAGTTCGAGGGGTTCCTGGCCCTCAAGCGCTGGGTGCGCTCTCGCTGGGATCACGGCTACTCCCACCACAGCGTCGAAGTGAAGGATGGCCTGGACATCCTGCGGCAGGCGGCCAGGGGAGCGCAGTTCGCGTGCGGGCATTACGCTCGCACCTTCGTGGATTGCGCCTGTGCTCTGGGCTGGCCGGCCCGGGTCATCGGCATCTGCATCGAGCACGGCGAGTACCCTCGGGACTACAATGTGGGCAATGTCGGGCACAGCGTGGCGGAGATCTGGTCCAACGAACACCGCAAGTGGGTGGTTATGGACCCGGACGTCAACGTCTACTACCGCCGCGACGGCGTACCCCTCAATGCGCTCGAGATACGGGATGCCTGGTTGCGCCGCGAGGCAGACCAGGTGGAGATGATCCAGGACGAGCCGCTCTTCGTCATTCCAGGAGAGCGAGCTCTCCACGAGCTCAAGCGAGACGGGGCATACAGCTCCTGGACGCTGGAAGCCCTTCCCCTGCTCTTCGAGCGCTTCGGCAGGCATCGGGTGATGGACTACTACGCCCGGGTGCTGATCAACGGCTGGGAGTGGGTGGACGAGCGGGTGTTGCCCACGTTCATCAGCCACTTCAGCCCTCATGCGGTGAAGCCCACCGGCAACCCGGACCACCTCTACTGGAGCCTGAACCTGGTGCGTTTGGCGGCTACCCCCAGTTGGGAGGGAGGGCAGTCCCGGCTCAGGATCGAGCTCGAGCACTGCATGCCCTACTTCGACCACTACGAAGCCCGACTCAATGGAGATGGGTGGCTCCGGGTCGAGGAGTCGTTCGACTGGCCCATGCATGAGGGGGTCAACCGCCTGGAGTGCCGGGCGGTGAACGTACGGGGGCGGCCGGGGCCGGTGAGCCGGATGGACGTAGCCCACGCTCGCGCGCTGGAGTGGTAAGGTGAACGGCGGGCCTGCGCCTGCGGCTTCCGTAGAGCCCGCGTACGAGTGGACCCCAGTCACCCTCGAGGCGCCCTTCGCCCCTCGCGATGGCGCCGGGGCCCTGTCCTTCCGCGGCCGCATGTGGCTTCTGGGCGGCTGGAACCCGAGGGACAAGGTGCACTTCCCTCGTATCTGCAACAGCGAGGTATGGTCCTCGGCCGACGGGCTCGACTGGAGGCTGGAGACACCGCAGGCTCCATGGGAGGGCAGACACACGGCCGGATACGCGGTGCACCGGGGCCGGATGTGGATCGTGGGCGGCGACGCCAACCAGGGCCACTACCAGAATGACGTGTGGAACAGCGACGATGGCATCCACTGGGACCTGGTGTGCGACCGGGTGCCCTGGGCCGATCGGGTGCTTCACTGCACCGTGGTCCACGATGGTCGCATCTGGGTCATGGGCGGCCAGAGCATGCCCCTCAAGGTCCCTGGGCCGGATGTGTTCTACAACGACGTTTGGTGCTCTGAGGACGGAGTCGCCTGGCAGCGCATCATGGAGCACGCGCCCTGGCCTTCTCGAGGGATGATCGGAGGTAGCGCCGTGCTCCGCGGACGGATGTGGCTGTTGGGAGGAGGTACCTACGACACCCCTACCACGCCCACCCGGAGGTTCTACCAAGACGTCTGGAGCAGCCCCGACGGCATCGAGTGGACGAAGCACGTGGAATCGGCGTCGTGGGCGGCTCGGCAGTACCACGAAGTGGCCGTATGGGACGGGAAGCTGTGGGTGCTGGAGGGCTACGACGGCTATGGCAACCGCAACGACGTTCACTACTCTACCGATGGCGTCAATTGGCACGAACTGCCCGGCACGCCCTGGGCGCCCAGGCACGCGGCCAGCGTGTTCGTCCATGACGGCGCCCTCTGGGTGGTCGCCGGCAACAACATGTTCTCGGACGTGTGGAAGCTGACTCGGCGCGGCGCGTGACCCGGATTGGCATGCCCCGGCGACCAGACCATCCGCGGAGGTGACCATGAAGGTGGCACTGCACTCGATCAGCTATGCCGGCCTGTTCTATCGGGGGCCGGGCTTGAGCCTGGAGGAGATCATACCCAAGGCGGCCGCCCTCGGCTATGAGGGAGTGGAGGTGATGGGCAAAGCACCCGTGTGCTCGCCCTTCGACTTCGACGAACGGCGGGCGCAGCGGGCGGTGGAGCTGGCGCGGGAGCATGGTGTTGACCTGTGCTTCTTCGCTGGGTACTTCGACCTCAACCGCCCGGACCGGGTCGAGAGGGAGAAGGAACTCGTCTTCGCCCGCGAGAGCCTGCGGCTGGCGGGGCAGCTGGGATGCCCCTATGTCAGGGTGTACGCGGGCGGCGATCACGTGTACGAGGGAGCCACGCTCTGGCAGCAGTGGGACTGGACCATCGAGGGCATCACCAGGCTCCTTCCAGTGGCCCAGGAGGCAGGGGTGCGTTTGGCGCTGGAGGTTCACACTGGAGTGGCCCAGAACGTGGACACCATCCGAGCCATGATGCTGGAGGTGGGGTGGGATGCGGTGGACATCTGCCTGGATGCCCCGTTGCTCTATCTGCGTGGCGAGCCCATCGCCGAATCGGTGCGCCTGTTCGGGGGCAAGATCGTCCACTCTCATGCCACCGACCTGGAGATACTGCCTCCCATGATCCGCTACCACGACGTCCGCGGGCTGGCCATGAGCGAGTCTCCCCGAGTGGCCAGCCGCCTCATGGGACAAGGCAAGGTGCCCCAGGAGGAGTTCATGCGCGCCTGCTACCAGGTGGGCTACGACCGCTACTTCGCCTACGAGGTGTGCACTCCGTTCACGGTGGAGCATCGCCCTCCGACCATGGAGGACGTGGACCGCATG
This genomic stretch from Anaerolineae bacterium harbors:
- a CDS encoding transglutaminase domain-containing protein; this encodes MERREVPGEFRVIKYEVPDFRGDYHCMDYGDPNDARMVALRDEFGLEAVVAGVETEFEGFLALKRWVRSRWDHGYSHHSVEVKDGLDILRQAARGAQFACGHYARTFVDCACALGWPARVIGICIEHGEYPRDYNVGNVGHSVAEIWSNEHRKWVVMDPDVNVYYRRDGVPLNALEIRDAWLRREADQVEMIQDEPLFVIPGERALHELKRDGAYSSWTLEALPLLFERFGRHRVMDYYARVLINGWEWVDERVLPTFISHFSPHAVKPTGNPDHLYWSLNLVRLAATPSWEGGQSRLRIELEHCMPYFDHYEARLNGDGWLRVEESFDWPMHEGVNRLECRAVNVRGRPGPVSRMDVAHARALEW
- a CDS encoding sugar phosphate isomerase/epimerase, which produces MKVALHSISYAGLFYRGPGLSLEEIIPKAAALGYEGVEVMGKAPVCSPFDFDERRAQRAVELAREHGVDLCFFAGYFDLNRPDRVEREKELVFARESLRLAGQLGCPYVRVYAGGDHVYEGATLWQQWDWTIEGITRLLPVAQEAGVRLALEVHTGVAQNVDTIRAMMLEVGWDAVDICLDAPLLYLRGEPIAESVRLFGGKIVHSHATDLEILPPMIRYHDVRGLAMSESPRVASRLMGQGKVPQEEFMRACYQVGYDRYFAYEVCTPFTVEHRPPTMEDVDRMVAQAAGWLKDKRDAIVKEAM